One genomic segment of Tursiops truncatus isolate mTurTru1 chromosome 4, mTurTru1.mat.Y, whole genome shotgun sequence includes these proteins:
- the LAMP3 gene encoding lysosome-associated membrane glycoprotein 3 isoform X1, whose amino-acid sequence MSWQLSAVVVLFVSLAVILHYGGHVRAKAFPEITGYSPPATVQTTTKPCLLQPTHRVPQKTLAARSTDGHVTSQIAVTASTSETLTTHTTIKIPATASLVTADSTPSTSPTAHTLVTTLATPNKSHTAAPVTEATISPSTGPSPPPSTVTPPAHRTGARPSTVSHTTGKTTQLSNQTTLPATLSTTPHNSTTSQKPTQPTHTPEPTNTTHRASPATIAPRPTLAPQPSSAKTGIYQVLNGSKLCIKAEMGIELTVQDTESVFSPQKYFNIDPNATQSSGNCGFRKSNLLLNFQGGFVNLTFTKDENSYYISEVEAYLTVSNPEKVYQGMKSAMVMFETVAGHSFKCVSEQSIQLSTHLQLKTMNIQLQAFDFEGNHFGNADECFSDRNRREIPVAMGLSIAGLLGVLLTACLVTRKRPRRGYERM is encoded by the exons TGATTTTGCATTATGGCGGTCATGTGAGAGCAAAAGCGTTTCCAGAAATCACAGGCTATTCTCCACCTGCAACAGTACAGACCACAACAAAACCTTGTCTCCTGCAGCCAACGCACCGTGTGCCTCAGAAAACTTTAGCAGCAAGGTCAACAGATGGGCATGTCACCTCTCAGATAGCTGTCACAGCATCCACCTCTGAGACCCTAACCACACACACAACCATAAAAATTCCAGCAACAGCTTCCCTGGTAACTGCAGACAGCACCCCCTCCACCAGCCCGACAGCCCACACCCTAGTCACAACCCTGGCCACACCCAACAAGTCACACACGGCTGCTCCAGTCACTGAGGCTACAATCAGCCCCAGCACAGGTCCCAGTCCACCACCATCCACCGTCACCCCGCCAGCCCACAGAACTGGAGCCAGGCCGTCGACCGTCAGCCACACAACTGGGAAAACCACCCAACTCAGTAACCAGACCACCCTTCCAGCAACATTGTCCACCACACCACACAACAGCACAACCAGTCAGAAGCCTACTCAACCCACCCACACCCCAGAGCCCACCAACACAACCCACAGAGCCTCGCCTGCCACCATAGCTCCCAGGCCCACCCTCGCACCCCAGCCATCGTCAGCCAAGACTGGAATTTATCAAGTTCTGAACGGAAGCAAGCTCTGTATCAAAGCAGAGATGGGGATAGAGCTGACGGTTCAAGACACGGAGTCG GTTTTTTCACCTCAGAAATACTTCAACATCGACCCCAATGCAACCCAATCCTCTGGGAACTGTGGCTTCCGAAAATCCAACCTTCTCTTGAATTTCCAGGGCGGATTTGTGAATCTGACATTTACCAAG GATGAAAACTCGTATTATATCAGTGAGGTGGAAGCCTATTTGACCGTCTCAAATCCAG AGAAAGTTTACCAAGGAATGAAAAGTGCAATGGTGATGTTTGAGACTGTGGCGGGGCATTCCTTCAAGTGTGTGAGCGAACAGAGCATCCAGCTCTCCACCCACCTTCAGCTGAAAACAATGAATATCCAACTTCAAGCCTTTGATTTTGAAggcaaccactttggaaatg CGGACGAATGCTTCAGTGACAGAAACAGGAGAGAAATCCCTGTGGCCATGGGCCTGAGTATCGCAGGATTGCTTGGCGTTTTGCTAACAGCATGCCTGGTGACCAGAAAGAGGCCCAGGAGAGGATATGAACGCATGTAA